The Brassica oleracea var. oleracea cultivar TO1000 chromosome C6, BOL, whole genome shotgun sequence genomic interval ACGTACCTCACAGAATGCTTATTGGAGAAGACGGATACAACCCCGACGACGCTCTTCGAAATCGATCTCTAGGGTTGGTGTGTTCGTTGAAATCAATCCAGGAGCAGCAGAACTTGATGAGGACGTCGTGTTATCGGATTTGAATTTGAGCAGCTTCGTTCAGATTCTAGGGTTCACGTTGCGATCCTCTTTGTTTCTCTCTTTTCTGGTTTCTGGAAAAAAGAGACGGCCTTGAAGAAAAATCAAAACGACGTCGTGTTAATAGTGTTTGTTTTCATAAAAAAAAAACATAACGGGCTTAGGGCTAACTCGCGTTTCATTTTAGCCGGCCCTATTTTAACCCACACAAAACAAAACGGGTTTTGGATTAAGAAAATAGATGCGGGCCGGGCTAACCCTATTGGCAAAAGCCCATATTAACATCCCTACCTGCAGTAACACCACGCATCAAACCATTGCAGGAACATCTCTCTGTGGTCGCCATCAAGAAACCTTAGGCATCAAAGTCTTCAAAGGTGGTCAAGAAGCCACGTAAGGAATAAGTGAAGATGAGGGTTGTGATGCGGATGGAGTACTTGCTGTTTCAATAATGATTGTGTGTTAACGTGAGTTTTCTTTTAAACTGTCCTCTTATGGAGTTTGGTGTGTTTAAAAAAAAAATCTATATAACTATAATAAAAATGTTTTCTTTTATACATTGTTTGGTAAATTTGTGGAAACATTAGCTTGGAACCAATACAGTAATGAAAATCAAACACTGAATCAAATCATGTAATGACTGAGAAGATATATATATATATATATGTATGTACTTTGTTTTTAACAAATGAAACAAGACAAGAGTTGCAAATTAAACTTCGCAACCAAGAACTTAAACTGTTTTTACATTGAGACCACCAAGATAAGAGACTACAATAAACTGATAATCTATTTATTAAGTCATGATCACACTGCCTGACTGAAACATCATCATACTCTTCACTCGATTCTCTTCCTTAACTCTGGCTTTCTCTTTGATTTTTTGAACTTGCATCTGAATCTTGTTGCTAGCCATCTCTTCTTTCTCCATTGTCACCAACCTCTCTCCACTGATCTCACCAATTAGCACTTTCCTCCTGAGATCTGGATTGCTGCTGTCTCCAATGTTGAAAAGAATCGATCTGTATTTGCTTTTTGAGGAGCCTCGAAAGAACCTAGTCTCTCAAACATGGCAGATTCAACCGAAGCAGCCACACTCCAAGAATCGCAAGAAACCACTCCTTCCTTCATCTAAACAACAACCTCGTTAGCGACTTTAGACAAGGACTTGTGAAGAATCTCACGCACTTTGTCCCGGTTAGAATCCCCGTCGTCGTCCAAATCATCTCCTCCTCCACAAGTTTCTTCTTATTATTCTTATTCTTCACCACCACCTGTTGATTGTGAACTCTATCACGACGTTGGCTCTGTTTCCCTTTATCAGAACGTGGGCATTGTTTCCTTCTGGTGGCGTAGAGATACCTTAGCCAAAGAGTGTAAAGAAGCTTTGCCTCGGATTGGATTCTAGGGTTTTTGTCGTCCATTAATAGGACGTGGCTCTTTCCAAATTGAGGGTATCTGCGATCGGTGACCAACTCGCAAGCAAGTGACTCTGGACCAACTCGCAAGCAAGTGACTCTGGAGCAAGTTAATGCTCCTCAGTAACTGGCGGTACAAGGAAAGGACTTTGCCTCTGTTCTTTGCAGCTTCTTCTGCTGTCAACCATAGCAGGCTCGTCATGACAACACAGGATTTGTCCCTGCAATTAAAAGTGAGGGAAATGTTCATTGAGTAATTTCGTCGAACACCTGTTGCGCAAGAATTAAACACCAAAATGATGTAATAACACAAAAGAGACGATACATCGCCCAAGCAATAACATAGCTAAAATAAGCAGAACTAAGGAAAATTCGATACTCAGACTTGCCTTTAGCTGGGAGAGACTTTCACCGGAAAGTATTAATGAACACTTGGTCAAACCATTGGATCAAGGGACTTCCACAATTTAATAAAATTTTGAAGATAAATAAAATTAAGTGAAGAAAATGGAAAGTCGTACAACAGAAAAGGAAAGTTTGAAGAGGCTAGCGTTCCAAGTAAGTAAACGTGTGGAGAAACCACATGACAAAAACCAAACATATCAGGAGTTGATTTTAGACTCTCTCTCTTTATATACAAACATGTAAGTTCATACCCTAACAATACAAATCATTCTCTCCACTTTCGTTTCTTACAAACCTTATTTTTCAGTCGAGAACGAGAGATAAGGATGGAGAAACAAGAGTTCTTAGAACTGTTTGAGGCAGCAACTAAAGCGGCAAAGTCTGCTGTGATAGGAGACAGTAAGAGTTCTTCTCCAGCGGTCTCAAGGAGCTTATTAAATTGTGGAAGCTCCTTGATCCAATGGTTTGACCAAGTGTTCATTAATACTTCTACACGAAAAAGTCTAGGGTTCAAATCTTAGAAAACGCAAATTATGCATATTATGAAAAAAAATGGTTATAAGAGGTCTTCAGCATGGATTTCATAGGGCGGCTCGGAGTGACGTAGTCAGACATATATTCTCATATGGTGGTAGAATCAACGGCTGTAGAATCATCTATGTAATATTTCTCGTAATAGTATAATTAATCAGACGTTAAAATTTTTAATTAAATAATTTTGAGACAAAATATTCTAATTCAATGGTTGATTATTGGTTATGAACTTATGATCTGTTTTATTTGGCTGGATCAGATAACTCGGTGGTTTAGAGATGACTAAATAAACCAGATACTGGAGCCGGTTAGGCAGAAATTGGGAGCTGGTTTACAAGAACCAATAAAATAAAATCGGAACGGTGTGAAAGAAACTCAAAACCAGTAGTTAGGGATTCGCTATCTCTCTCGGTGATTCTTGATTAGTCGCCCCTGTTCGTTCGCCGGATCCTCGCCGTCTGGTGAAAGTCTCTCCCAGCGGAAGGCAAGTCTGAGTATCGAATTTTCCTTAGTTCTGCTTATTTTAGCTATGTTATTGCTTGGGCGATGTATCGTCTCTTTTGTGTTATTACATCATTTTGGTGTTTAATTCTTGCGCAACAGGTGTTCGACGAAATTACTCAATGAACATTTCCCTCACTTTTAATTGCAGGGACAAATCCTGTGTTGTCATGACGAGCCTGCTATGGTTGACAGCAGAAGAAGCTGCAAAGAACAGAGGAGACGGTAAGAGTTCTTCTCCAACGGTCTTTAGGTGCGTGGAGGCCATGATTCGTTTGAAGGAAGCTCCAGAGTCACTTGCTTGCGAGTTGGTCACCGATCGCAGATACCCTCAATTTGGAAAGAGCCACGTCCTATTAATGGACGACAAAAACCCTAGAATCCAATCCGAGGCAAAGCTTCTTTACACTCTTTGGCTAAGGTATCTCTACGCCACCAGAAGGAAACAATGCCCACTTTTTCGTGTAGAAGTATTAATGAACACTTGGTCAAACCATTGGATCAAGGAGCTTCCACAATTTAATAAGCTCCTTGAGACCGCTGGAGAAGAACTCTTACTTGCTAACGAGGTTGTTGTTTAGATGAAGGAAGGAGTGGTTTCTTGCGATTCTTGGAGTGTGGCTGCTTCGGTTGAATCTGCCATGTTTGAGAGACTAGGTTCTTTCGAGGCTCCTCAAAAAGCAAAGTACAGATCGATTCTTTTCAACATTGGAGACAGCAGCAATCCAGATCTCAGGAGGAAAGTGCTAATTGGTGAGATCAGTGGAACATGTTTGTATATAAAGAGAGAGAGTCTAAAATCAACTCCTGATATGTTTGGTTTTTGTCATGTGGTTTCTCCACACGTTTACTTACTTGGAACGCTAGCCTCTTCAAACTTTCCTTTTATGTTGTACGACTTTCCATTTTCTTCACTTAATTTTATTTATCTTCAAAATTTTATTAAACTGTGGAAAATGTAAAAACAGTTTAAGTTCTGGGTTGCGAAGTTTAATTTGCAACTCGTCTTGTTTCATTTGTTAAAAACAAAGTACATACATATATATATATATATATCTTCTCAGTCATTACATGATTTGATTCAGTGTTTGATTTTCATTACTGTATTGGTTCCAAGCTAATGTTTCCACAAATTTACCAAACAATGTATAAAAGCTTGCTGAGACTTATTTGATTCATCATCATTCTGAATAGACGAGCTCCCAAAAAAGCGTGGCTCCTCTATAGCAATACTTTGACTCAGGACCTTTAAGATTTGTGGAAGAAAAAAAGACTAGATAGTCCCAATCATCATCATCATCTTCATCTTCGTCCTTATCACACTTTCTACTGTTTAAACCTGATCTCTCGTCCACAAGATGGATACCTTTTGATGCAATCCTAAGCGGCAGCAAATACAAAGACAAGAAGATTTGGTTTAGATCAAAAGGAACAGAAACTGTTGCACAATCAGTGGAAGTTCTTATTAATCTTATTGGGTTCATTCATGAAGTTTTAGACAAAGAAAAGCTACTGGTTTGGTTGATGGACGTATTGGTCTTCTAGAATTGGTATTTGAGCTTGAGTTTGATCAGAATATTGAGCAAGAAAAGTGAAGTATAAGCCTTCGACGAAAATTAGAAGAAGCTGCAACTACCGTTGTCCCAACCACCTACATTTATTGCTTGTCTGTTTTATGTTTTCTATGCTGTTCATGCAGTAAGTCTTATGTTTTCTATTATGATCAAGCAGTAGGTCTAGAATTTTCTATTTAAGTATGTCAAGTCTGTACCAAAAGTTTCAATCATCATTTTTATAAAACTATTTCTTCTTTAATTTGATGATTCATTGTTCTTATGAACAACCTGATTGTGGAGGTGTGTAAACCCAAAGCAAATCAGCAATCTCTCCTGTTGGCTAGTGTGTCATATCCAGAACAAGAGAGTGGTTAATCGAGTTTGGCAAGGCCACGAGGACACAAGTCACAAGTTGTGAGGAGGTGAAGGACAATGGAAGGGCAAGAAGCCAAGAAGAACTCTCCAGGAGCAGAGTTGTTGCCAAGGCAGTGTCGTTTCAGAGATAGAAAGGAAGGCAATGGCAACTCCATAGCCGCGAAGGGATTCTCGGGGATGATGCTACAGAGTTGTAGCGTAGTAGAAGGGCTAACAATACTATTTGATGTTGTAGTATCCATTGGGCACTGCTCTCAACCAAATGATTTATATAATAAAACTCACTGAAAACCAGCAGAAAAACCATATGATTAAACTAAGTGCATTGTTCAGTCCTGTGATCTATATTAGTTAGTTAATTCATTGGTAAAGATAGAATCTTTGGTAAGAAAAAAGCTACCTTTGATTGATGCTACGTAGTGATGAACACCGATCGTGATTAAGTTGGCGGCAGAAAAGCTGTTAATGTTTAAGGCAAATAAGATCACAAAAAAAAGAGAGATGATCAAAGATCGAAACTTTGGGAGATCAATAGAGTCACAAACTGATTAAAACAAAACACAGATCAGAATGGTTAGTGGCATATTTAACCGATCAGTCGAGAAAATAAATAAAAAACATAATCATAAGATTTTCTCAGTTCCTGGAGATTGTGATCGTCGATCATCATCAGCATCTAAGAAAGGTTAGAGCATAAGAGGGGATCCATAAAATTACCAGACTTTGGGACTCAGAAGAGGGGACTTCAATCTCCGTCAATTTCTATATTACTACAAAGATTGTTCATTTCGTTTTTCAGGAAAGCTTATTACACACAAATCCCCCCTCTTCTAAACGTTTTTCCACAAACAAAAGCGATTAGGTGTCTGTCACTGTAATGTGTAAGCCTACAAGGGTGATTAACAGCTTCCAAGACAACATAATGACTAAACTCTGAGCAAAAAGATTCTAAACGTGATAGGAACAAAACATAGATGGAGAACCAATGTATATAGACCAAGTCAGATCTAATCATTATATAGAAGTTAATAGGATAAAACTACAGGACAAACCAAGGGAACGCGCAGCTTCACCAAACACACACAGTGAATCAAATAATTAAAATCATAGCAATGAATCTAATCCACAAGGGAGAATAATCACTCTCACGCACATCTCAAATCCAAGATAAATTTATATTAAAAAAATAAAAAGAATATCCTCAACAGTTCGATCCTTAATTTCCCAGAAATAAAAAATTAAGAATGCTCAGATGGATTCTGCGATTTTCAAGATAAACAATTCAACAAAGTTTCAAATGTACCAGACCTAATTGAAATCGATAGAATGAGCAAATCTCTAATTTCGAGTCCGAAATACTTTAATTTATATCGAGATCTCTTCTCTATGACCTGACAGGGAACCTAGCGTAGAGCAACAAATCCAGATCGCTAAAATTATACGAAGGGAGCATAGAAAGGAACACGCAACAGAGAGAGAGAGAGAGAGAGAGACGGACTTTTACCTTTTAGGGATTGAAGATTAGGGTTTGTAAAGCAGATGCCTGATGGAGCGAGAGAGAGGGACGATGAAGATGAAGATGAAGATGAAGATGAGAGCACCACTGCTCCCCACCAATTAGCTCTCTCGATTCGGAGTTTCTCTTTCCTCACGCCACGTGTGGTGTAGCTATGACCTCCACGAATGCGTTAGACTGACGCGCCGATGGATAAGCCTCTTAAGGCCCATTTATGCTTCACCGTTGGGTCTGATCTTTAGATTCTTCTATATGCTCTCTCGAACTCAAAATTAGGCCTCGAATTTTAGACCGAACCAAAATCCGCCAAACCGAATTTTCGGCTAATTCTGTCAGTTTAGTGAGAAATTTGATTAGATTTAGCAGGCTTATTAAAAAAAATCAGTTTTCGGTTCTGTTTTTGGGGTTTTTCAAAAAAAAAAAAAAATTCTAATCAAATTTCAAATCAAAATTACCCAAAATTAGCTGAATTTTAACCGAACTATATATAGTCGAAACCAAAAACTTTGTTAGTTTCGACAAAATAAAAATAAAAATTGAATTACCCCAATACCAAACCAATTTTTTTCCGGAGACTTTGGTCGAGCCGAATTTTCCGAATTTTGAATCACCCCACTTGAACTATCCGAACCCGCATGCCCACTGAAATGCTGCTGAGAAAACCGTTATAAGTAACAAGAAATTTCACTAATTAAGAACGAAAAGTTACTAATTTACGATGTTTAAACCACGTGGTGAGACAGATTTATAGTAGACTTCCAAGTTCCAACGTTTAACTTTGGAAG includes:
- the LOC106298036 gene encoding uncharacterized protein LOC106298036; the protein is MDDKNPRIQSEAKLLYTLWLRYLYATRRKQCPRSDKGKQSQRRDRVHNQQVVVKNKNNKKKLVEEEMIWTTTGILTGTKCVRFFTSPCLKSLTRFFRGSSKSKYRSILFNIGDSSNPDLRRKVLIGEISGERLVTMEKEEMASNKIQMQVQKIKEKARVKEENRVKSMMMFQSGSVIMT